The Chitiniphilus purpureus sequence AACTGGCGCATCATCCTGCAGATTGGCTCTCAAGACTTTCTCTATGCCCTCGCGCCCATCCTGTCCCCAATCCTCGATCTCTGACGGCGGGTAGGAAGGCCGATGCTGTAGCAGCTCCTGTAGCAAAACCGTAACAGGGCTCTCCGACAAGGGGCCAGAAATGCAAAAACCCCTGAAAAATCAGGGGTTCGCTGGTGACTGGCGGAGAGAGGGGGATTCGAACCCCCGATAGGCTATTAACCTATACACGCTTTCCAGGCGTGCGACTTAAACCACTCATCCATCTCTCCGCAATGGAGGCCGAACTATACGCTAGCTGCCGCTTGTTGCCAAGCTATTTGCGGCGTGGCACGGATGGCTTAGTAGCATGAGAGCTGCATCGTCACCGAACTCTCAGACGACCTCGAAGAGGGGAATGTACGGTCAGATGAGTGCGTATCGCCTGCTTGCCATCCGGTTGGAGCACATTATTCCCCGAAGCTGTAGCAACGCCGAAGCTGTAGTAACCATGTTGGACTTTCCGCAGTAACACGCCAACGTTGTCAAGCCGTTTGCCTGCTTTGGAGCATCCTTTAATCATGCTTTCAAAAAATTTCTTATACATTTCTCTTTTTTTATATTAGAATAATATTTCATATTCATTGTTGACGAGAGTCTTATGAAAAACTCATTGGTCCTATGTGTTTCACTGCTGCTTCCATTGACATTTTCACATGCTCAGGAGTCCATCAGCATCGATGCGGAAAGTGCTTCTTTTAAATCAGGGACTTCACCTCAATTAGGAACGCTGATAAATACAGATGGCACCTCTTTTACGACGCAACGCCGAGGAGCAGGGGATCACCCTGCCATTTCCTCTCGTTTCAACAGTACACCGGCTGGAAACAGTTCAGTAAAATTCCAATTGGCGCCGCTTCCCAACAACGATGCCAAACGTTCTGAGCTCGTAATATCAAACAAGCCCGCGTTCGACATACAAGCTTCGCTTCAATTCAAGGTCTATATTCCAGAGGATGGTACTTTCCATGTGCAACAATCTGGCCCTGATACTTGGCTTGCCTTAGTCCAGTTATGGCAGAACCTGAATTGCACCGTGGCGTGCAACCCGCCTGTTTCGCTAGAAGTGGAAGATGGAGCCAATCCTGACGCCAATCCGGTTCTCGTCCGGCTCAGGGTTCGTAATGACCAGACTGGTAACTATCCTATCGTTCCTTATACCGGATCGCTTTCAAAAGGCGTATGGCATTACTTTAAATTAAATATTAAGCCAAGCGTAGGGACTGGTGGTAACGTCGGCAAAGTAGAAATTTACTATGGCAATGACGCCAACAATAACACGCTGGTCGGCTCTTATTCAGGCCAGGTTGGCTTTAGCAGCAATCCACCTTCATTTCTTCAGAAAATAGGACTTTATGGCGGGCAGCTTAACCAGGGGCTCCAAACTGCCTACTTTGATGATATACAATATACTTCTCCATAATTGCCTACTTATGGATGAGAAGAGCGGCCTCCATAGGCCGCTTTTTTTCTTCTTGGCTTCATTACCAATATCCTGACTCTTGGCTTGAGCCAGATGGTGTAAGGATGCCTGCTAGCCCAACTCGCGCAGCAACTCCTTGACCCGGGCGGCGCGCAGTGCGGGCTCAGGCCAGTTGCCTTCCAGACGCAGCCGGTCGGGGGGCACCATCTTGTAGTGCTTCTTGCTCTGTATCAGTTGGATCAGCCTGAGTGGCTCGATCACCGTGTTCTTGGCAAAGGTGACCACGATGGCGGCGTCCGCGGCGTCGATCTTGGCAATGCCGAGCGGCTTGGCCAGCATGCGCAGCCGATGCGAATCGAGCAGCACGCGGGCAGGATCGGGCAGCAGGCCGAAGCGATCGATCAGCTCCTGCTGCACATCGTCCAGCGCCTCCGACGTATCGCAGTTGGCCAGGCGCTTGTAGAGCGACAGGCGCTCATGCACATCCGGGCAATAGTCGTTCGGCAGCAGCGCCGGTGCATGCAGGTTGATCTCGGTGGTGACGCCGAGCGGCTGCGACAGATCCGGCTCCTGGCCCTTCCTCAGCGCCTTCACCGCTTCGTTCAGCATCTGCGAATACAGCGAGAATCCGATCTCCTGCATCTCGCCGGATTGCGATTCCCCCAGCACCTCGCCCGCGCCGCGGATTTCCAGATCGTGCATCGCCAGATAGAAGCCCGAGCCCAGCTCTTCCATCTGCTGGATGGCTTCCAGCCGCTTCTTGGCGTCGCCCGAGAGGCTTTCCACGTCCGGGACCAGCAGATAGGCATAGGCTTGGTGGTGGCTGCGGCCGACCCGGCCGCGCATCTGGTGCAGTTGCGCCAGGCCGAACTTGTCGGCGCGGTTCATCACGATGGTGTTGGCATTCGGAATGTCGATGCCGGTCTCGATGATGGTGGTGCAGAGCAGTACATTGAAGCGCTGCGCGTGGAAGTCGCGCATCACGTGTTCCAGCTCGCGCTCGCGCATCTGGCCATGCGCCACACCGATGCGCGCCTCGGGCAGCAGCGCGCCCAGCTTCTCGCGCATGTTCTCGATGGTGTCCACTTCATTGTGCAGGAAGAACACCTGGCCGCCGCGCTTGAGTTCGCGCAGCACCGCCTCCCGGATCACGCCATCCGAGAACTTGGCGACGAAGGTCTTCACCGACAGGCGCTTGGAGGGAGCGGTGGCGATCACCGAGAAATCGCGGATGCCTTCCAGGCTCATCGCCAGCGTACGCGGGATGGGGGTGGCGGTCAGCGTCAGCACGTCCACGTCGGCCCGCAGCGCCTTGAGCTGTTCCTTCTGCCGCACGCCGAAGCGGTGTTCCTCGTCGATGATGACAAGGCCCAGGTTCTTGAACTGCACATCGGGTTGCACCAGCTTGTGCGTGCCGATCACGATGTCGATGCCGCCCTCGGCCAGCCCTTTGAGTGCGACGTTCACTTCCTTGGTCGAGCGAAAGCGCGACAGCTCGGCGATGCGCACCGGCCAGTCGGCGAAGCGGTCGGAGAAGGTCTGGAAATGCTGCTCGGCCAGCAAGGTGGTCGGCACCAGCACTGCCACCTGCTTGCCGCCGGCCACGGCGGCGAAGGCGGCGCGCAGCGCGACCTCGGTCTTGCCGAAGCCCACGTCGCCGCAGACCAGCCGGTCCATCGGCCGGTCGATGCGCAGGTCGACGAGCACCGCCTCGATGGCGGCCGCCTGATCGGCCGTCTCGTCAAAACCGAAGCCGGCGGCGAACGCTTCGTAGTCATGATGGCGCCACTCGAAGGCATGGCCCTTGCGCGCGGCGCGGCGTGCATACAGGTTCAGGAGTTCGGCCGCGGTGTCGCGCACCTGCTCGGCGGCGCGGCGCTTGGCCTTGTCCCATGCGCCCGAGCCAAGCTTGTGCATCGGCGCGGCATCGGTTGCCCCGCCCGAGTAGCGGCTGATCACATGCAACTGGCTCACCGGCACGTAGAGCTTGTCGCCGCCGGCATATTCCAGCAGCAGCAGCTCGGTCGCGCCGTCGCCCAGGTCCATCGACACCAGTCCCTGGTAGCGGCCGATGCCGTGCGCCTCGTGCACCACCGCGTCGCCGATCTTCAGCTCGGACAGATCGCGCAGCATGGCATCGGTATTGCTGCGCTTTTGCTGCCGCTTGCCGCGGCTTTGCGCCACCGTGGCGTAAAGGTTGGCCTCGGTGATCACGGCCACCTGGGGCTCGGCGAGCATGAAGCCCAGGTGCAGCGGTGCGGCAGCCAGCATCAGCGGCGCCGTATCGTCCAGGAAGCCCTGCCACGATTCGGCCAGCACCGGCTTGAGGCCATACTCGGCGAAGAACTGCGCCATGGTTTCACGCCGGCCCAGGCTTTCGGCGGTGATCAGCACCCGGCCCGGGTGCCGCGCAACGAAATCGGCGAGGCGACGGACCGGGTTCTCGGCACGCCGGTCCACGTCCAGTGCCGGCAGCGCCGGCGCGGCCGGATCGGCTGCCTCGTCCAGCTCCAGCCGCGGATAATCCTTGACCCTGGCGAAGAACTCGTCCGGCTGCAGATAGAGTGCCCTGGGCTGCAGGATGGGCCGGTCCTTCTCGCCCGAGAGATTGCGGTAACGGTCCTGTGTATCGGCCCAGAAGCGATCGGCGGCGGCATGCACCCGGCCGTGCAATACCAGGAGCGCGCTGGCGGGCAGGTAGTCGAACAGGGTGGCGGTGACATCGAAGAACAGCGGCAGGTAGTACTCGATGCCGGCCGGGGTCAGGCCGCTGCTGATGTCCTTGTACAGTCGCGACTTGCTCGGATCACCCTCGAAGGTCTCGCGAAAGCGCTGGCGGAACTTGCTGCGCGCCGCATCGTCGAGCGGAAATTCGCGTGCCGGCAGCAGCCGGATCTGCGGCACCGGATACAGACTGCGCTGGGTGTCGACATCGAAGGTGCGGATGGTTTCGATCTCGTCGTCAAAGAGATCGATACGGTATGGCAGCGGCGAACCCATGGGATACAGGTCGACCAGACCGCCGCGGATCGAGTATTCACCTGGGCTGTATACCTGCGTCACATGGCTGTAGCCGGCAAACGTCAGGTCGGCCCGCACCTTGTCCACATCGAATTTCTGCCCCTTCGTGAGCATGAAGGTGTAGGCCGCAAGGTACTCCACCGGGGCCAGCCGGCCCAGCGCCGTCTGCAGCGGCACGATCACCACGTCGGCACCCTGTTCGCGGATCTGCCACAGCGTGGCCAGCCGCTCCGAAATCAGGTCCTGGTGCGGGCTGAAATGGTCATAGGGTAACGTTTCCCAGTCCGGCAGCAGCAGCACGGTGGCGGTGGGCAGGAAGAATGCGAGCTCGTCGCGCAGCCGCATCGCGGCGGCCGCGCTTTCGGCAAGCACGACCAGCGGCCGCGCCTGTGCGGCGTAGCGCGCCAGCAACAGGCTATCGGCGGAACCGGGAGGGGTGGGAAGCAGCAGACGCTCGCCAGGGCGGGGCAGGGCAGACACAGTTCGGGTAGGCACAAAACGAAAAGCGCCATTATACCGGGGGTGCGCCTCCCATCCGGCACCGGTGGCTTGCATTTTCAGGGACCATGCAGAATGATTGCGGCGACCTGCCGCGTCAGTCGGATGCTGACAGGAAGCGCAAAACATACCGGCTGCCGTCCCACGGCCGCCCCAACCCTGAACCTGCTCATGCTGCGTTTTCCGCTTCGCTTCTGGCCCATGGTGCTGGTGTGCTGCGCGGCCCAGGCCCTTGCGTGGCAATGGCGGCTGCCCGGCCACTATGCGCCGCTGCTGGCGCTCAATACCGGCCTGGCGCTGGTATTGCTGTTGCGCTATGGCCGACGCTATTGGGCGGGGCCGGCCCTGGCGGCCTGTGTCTGGCCGCTGCTGGCCGGCATGCCGCTGTTGGCGACGCTGCTGCTGTCGCTGATCGCCACCGCCCAGGCGGTGCTGACGGTGACCCTGTTGCCGCAATTGCGCCGCGGCGGGGAACTGCGGGTCTACGACGGGCTGCGTTTTCTCGCGGTCGGGCCGTTGGCCGCGGCAGGGCTGACCGCCGGCTGCGGCATCGTGCTGGTGTATTTCTTCGAACGTACCGCTGCGGCCGGGCTGTGGGCGCAATGGCTGCTGTGGTGGTGGTCCGAGGCGCTGGCGATGCTGGTGGCGGTGGCGCTCTACTACGGGCGTGCCTTCCGTCGACGCAACCGCCAGGCGCGCATCGAGCTGGGATTGTTGCTGGCGGCTGCGGCGATGACCGCGCTGCTGATCTACTACCCGCCCTGGCCGGGGCTGGGCGACCTGCAGTTCCTGCTGTTCCCGCTCATGGTCTGGGCTGCGTTGCGGGTCGGGCTGTTCGGTGTGGGGCTGGTCGGTGCCGCCACCGCGGTGGCGGCAGCGATCTCACTGCATCTGGGGCAGGCCGGCGTGCCCGCCGCACTGCCGGCGGTGACGCTATTGGTGGCCGTGATGATCACGGGGCTGCTGCTGGCGCTGTCGAACCGTGAGGGTGCGATGGCGGCGCGCGAGACCCGGCTGGCAAGCCAGGTGTTTCAGAATGCTTCCGAAGGCATTTTGATCACCGACGCGAATGCCCGGATCGTCGCGGTCAACCCGGCGTTCTCGCGGATCACCGGCTTCACCGCCAAGGAGGCGATCGGCCGCATCTCGCGTATGTTCGGTTCGCGGGGCAGCCAGCGTCTGGCCAACCGCGACATGCTGCAGCGGCTGTCGCGCGACGGCTACTGGCAAGGCGAGATGCTGGACAGACGCAAGAACGGTGAAGCGTACCCGGCCTGGCTGTCGATCAGCGCAGTCCGTGACGAGCACGGTACCGTCTCCAACTATGTGGGCGTGTTCTCTGATTACACCAATCGCAAGGAAGCGGAGCAGCGTCTGCATTTCCTTGCCAATCACGATGCGCTGACCCGGCTTTACAACCGTACCGCCATGCATGAGGCACTCGGGCAAGCGGTGACGCGGGCGAGCGAGGAGCACCGGCAACTGGCGGTGCTGTTCATCGACCTGGACCGCTTCAAGGCGATCAACGACACGCTCGGGCACGATGTGGGCGATGAGCTGCTCAAGGTGATCGCACAGCGTTTGCGCGCCAGCCTCAAGGAGAGCGACCTGATCGCGCGCCTGGGTGGGGATGAATTCACGGTGCTGCTGGACAACGTGCACCAGGTGGACGACGTGGCGCATGTGAGCGAGCGGCTGCTCACCGAGCTGTGCAAACCCATCGTGATCCAGGGGCAGGAGCTGTTCGTCACCTGCTCCATCGGCATCAGCCTGTATCCGGGCGACGGGCTGCAGCCCGCGCAGCTCTTGAAGAACGCCGATGTGGCGATGTACCGGGCCAAGGAGCTGGGCAAGAACAACTACCAGTTCTTCTCGCCGGACATGAATGCCCGTGCCTTCGAGCATCTGGTGCTGGAGAACAGCCTGCGCTACGCGTTGGAGCGCCGCGAGCTGATCCTGCATTTCCAGCCGCAGATCGACATCGTCTCGGGCGAGCTGGAAGGCGTGGAAGCGCTGATCCGCTGGGAACACCCCGAGCTGGGCCTGATCCCGCCCAGCAGCTTCATCCCGCTCGCCGAGGAAAACGGCCTGATCGTGCCGATCGGCGAGTGGGTACTGCAGGAGTCCTGTCGCATGCTCAAGCTGTGGCAGGTGGCCGGCTACATGATCCCGCGCATGGCGATCAACCTGTCGGCGCGCCAGTTCCTGCGCGAACAGCTGCCGCAGCAGGTGGCGGCTGCGCTGGCAAGCTACGAGATCCCGCCGCAGCGTATCGAGCTTGAGATCACCGAAAGCATGATCATGCAGAACCCGCAGCGCGCGGTGAGCGTGCTGGGCGAGCTGCGTGCGATGGGCGTCAAGCTGGCCATCGACGACTTCGGCACCGGCTACTCGTCGCTGTCCAACCTCAAACATTTCCCGCTCGATACGCTCAAGATCGACCGCTCGTTCATCGTCGGCGTGCCCGAGGACGAGGACAGCGCGGCGATCGCCGAGGCCATCGTCGCCATGGCCAAGAAACTCAGGCTCAAGGTGGTGGCCGAAGGGGTCGAGACCATCCAGCAGATGCTGTTCATGCGCCGCAGCGGCTGTCATGCGGTGCAGGGCTACCTGTACGCCATGCCGCTGGACGCCGACGGGCTGCTGCGCTACCTTGCCCGCGAAGGCTATGCGGCGGCCGGTGCTGCCGACGCCGATGCGTGACCCCATTCCCCGAACCGCGCGCCGCGCGGCCCTTTCCTCCGATCCGCCATGCAGAAAAAGACCCTCCACGGCTTTCACGCCGTCGGCGCGCGCCTGAAGCGCTTTCCCGACAGCGTGCTTGAAATCTACCTTGATCCGGCCCGCCAGGATGCGCGGGCACGCGAGCTTGCCCGGCTGGCGGCGGCGCATGGCGTCAAGCTGCTGCATGTCGACGACAAGCGCCTGACCGGTCTTGCCGGCGACGCGCGCCATCAGGGCGTGGCGGCGCTGATCGATGCAGGCAGATCGTATGCGGCACTGGAGGATGTGCTGGACGACCTGACCGAACCGGCGTTCCTGCTGGTGCTGGATGGCGTCACCGATCCACACAACCTGGGTGCCTGCCTGCGCGTGGCCGATGCGATGGGCGTGCACGCGGTGGTCGCCCCCAAGGACAAGGCGGTGGGCCTGAATGCCACGGTCTCCAAGGTGGCCTGCGGCGCGGCCGAGACCGTGCCCTATGTGATGGTGACCAACCTGGCGCGTACGCTGCGCGAGCTCAAGGAGCGCGAGATCTGGATCGCCGGCACCGCGGCCGATGCCGACGTCGACCTGCACCACTTCAACGCCGGCGCCGGGCCGATCGCCTGGGTGCTGGGCAGCGAGGGCGAAGGTATGCGCCGGCTGACGCGCGAGCACTGCGACATCCTGGTCTCCATCCCGATGTTCGGCGCGGTGGAAAGCCTCAACGTGTCGGTCGCCACTGGCATCGTGCTGGCCGAGACGCGGCGCCAACGCAGCCTCGCCGGCGGCTGAACACCTACCGCGCCAGCCGCAGCAGATGCTGTGCCCAGGCGGCGAGCGCCTCGCGCAGCGCCGGCGGTTCCTGGACTTCGAACGAAAACGGCAGGCGGGCCAGCTGCCGGGCCAACCAATTCAGGCTGTCGGTGCGCGCGTGCAGCAGCACCCCATCCTCGCGTGCCAGCAGCAGGCCGATCTGGTCGCCAAGCTCGGCCACGGCCCCGGCAAGATCGGTGTGCAGCAGCACCGATACCGGCGTCGCGCGCGGCAGGGTGGCAATGCTGAAGGCCAGATGGCGCGCGGCGTCGAATGTCTCCGGGCGGCCGAAGCTGGCAGGCAGCGGCACGGCCTCGTCGATGCGGTCCAGCCGGAACGTGCGGACATCCTGGCGCAGATGGCAATGGCCGACCAGATACCAGCGGCCGCGCCGCAACACCAGTCCATAGGGGTCGACCACCCGCCGGCTGGCAACACCGGCTTCGTTGCGATAGGCCAGCGCGACCTGCTGACGTGCCTGCGCCGCCGTGCTCAATTGCAGCAGGGCGAGGTTGTCATGCGCGGCGGCGGGCGTCGTATCGAGCGTGGCGTTGTCCAGCAGCGCACGCATGCGCTGCTGCAGCGGTGCGGGCAGCACCCGTTCCAGCTTGGCCTGCGCGCTTTGTGCTGCGGACGCCACATCGGCAAGACCCAGGCCACGCGAGGCAGCGAGCCCCAGCGAGACGGCCAGCGCCTCATCCGGCGTGAACATCATCGGCGGCAGCTTGAAACCGGCAACCAGTGCATAGCCGCCGTAGCGGCCGCGCTCGGCGTAGATCGGGATGCCAAGCTCTTCCAGCGTGGCGATGTAGCGTCGCAGCGTGCGGCCGTCCACCTCCAGCCGCTCGGCCAGTTCGCGGCCGCTCATGCGGCCATGGTTTTGCAGCAGTTCCAGCACAGCAAGTACCCGGGTGGTCGGTTTGGGCATGGGCGGCGGTCGGAATGGGGCTGCCGGCGTGATCACAGTGCCGGCCGGCATGGGAACGGCAGGCACGATGGCATGATCGCGCCGGGCCGCTGGCCCAGGCAGCGACACATCGAATTAGGGCGGGTTTCAGCCTAATACAGGGTTAACGTGGTCTGCAAGCCGGCGCCATGACGGGGCCGGCCACTTCAAAGGAGACTCCGGATGCATCCCGTTCTGTTCTATGGCGTACCGCAAGGCTGCTCGTTCGGTTCCATCGTGGCGCTGGAATGGCTGGGCCACCCCTATCAGCTGTGCCGGATCGAAATGCTGGAGCAGCCGTGGCCAGCCGATTACGCCCGCATCAATCCGCTGATGAAGACCCCGGCGCTGCTGCTGGAAAACGGCACGGCGCTCAGCGAAAGCACGGCCATCCTGTTGCATCTGGCCGCACGCGGCCTGGATCGGCAGCTCGGCTTTGCCCAGGGCACCCCCCAGTTCGACCGGCTCAACCAGCTGCTGGGCTACCTGACCACCGATTTCTTCTCGGCGTTCTCGCCGCTGTGGGCGGTCTATGAAATGCCCGATGCCGACGAGGCCAGCCGCGCCCTGCTCAGGCAGATGGGGCGTGACGAGGTGGCAACGGCACTGGCACATATCGAGGCGCTGCTTGCCGACGGGCGGCAATGGCTGCTTGGCGGTACGCAGCGCACTGTGGCCGATGCCTACTTTGTCGGCTTGGCGCGCTGGGCCGAGTACCATCGCCTGTTCGATCTGGCGCAAGCCTATCCGCGGCTGGCACGCTACCTGGCGGCATTGCGCGCCGATCCGGCAGTGCAGTTCGCCCAGGCGATCGAACGCGGTGAGCATCCCGCCGGCGCCGGCCACTTCCAGGGCCATGTGACGCTGGCCGCGCTGCGCGAGCGCCTGCCCGGCTGAGTCGTTCAAAAGAACTCATCGAGCAGCGTGTAGAACGCAAGCCTATGCCGATCCGGCTGCGCGATGCCGTAGGCGGACAGGAAACGGTCCGCCCACGTCTCACCGTAGGCATCGGCCAGGCTGCGGCAGGCCAGTGCCAGATCCTGGTAGCGGTCGGCGACCCCCAGCCGGCCGCAATCGATGAAACCGCTGAAACGGCCCGCTGCAGCGACTAGGTTTTCCAGCGTGGCATCGCCATGCGTCACCACCGGGTCTTCGCACGCCGGCGCCTCGGCGCACAGTTGCGCATGCAGTGCCAGCGCGTCCTGGCCCCGGCGCGCCTCGTCGAAATCGTCCTCGTCGACAAGGCCGGCAGCAGCCCGGACACCGGCCTCGCTGATGCGCCGGGCAAGGCGCATGTCGAACGGGCATGCCGCCGGCGGCAGCGCATGCAGCCGGTGCAGCGCCTGCACATACAGCATGACGGCCTGCTCGGCAGGCAGGGCAGCGCTGGCCAGCGTGCAGCCCGGCAGCGCAC is a genomic window containing:
- a CDS encoding APH(3') family aminoglycoside O-phosphotransferase → MPIPLSDTPVMPPRWRDRLAGYAWAAVHEGASAAQVYRLTCDDAPGLFVKREPQAAHAELGGEMERLAWLQGRGVPCPQPLDLAQHEGALWLLMSALPGCTLASAALPAEQAVMLYVQALHRLHALPPAACPFDMRLARRISEAGVRAAAGLVDEDDFDEARRGQDALALHAQLCAEAPACEDPVVTHGDATLENLVAAAGRFSGFIDCGRLGVADRYQDLALACRSLADAYGETWADRFLSAYGIAQPDRHRLAFYTLLDEFF
- the mfd gene encoding transcription-repair coupling factor — its product is MSALPRPGERLLLPTPPGSADSLLLARYAAQARPLVVLAESAAAAMRLRDELAFFLPTATVLLLPDWETLPYDHFSPHQDLISERLATLWQIREQGADVVIVPLQTALGRLAPVEYLAAYTFMLTKGQKFDVDKVRADLTFAGYSHVTQVYSPGEYSIRGGLVDLYPMGSPLPYRIDLFDDEIETIRTFDVDTQRSLYPVPQIRLLPAREFPLDDAARSKFRQRFRETFEGDPSKSRLYKDISSGLTPAGIEYYLPLFFDVTATLFDYLPASALLVLHGRVHAAADRFWADTQDRYRNLSGEKDRPILQPRALYLQPDEFFARVKDYPRLELDEAADPAAPALPALDVDRRAENPVRRLADFVARHPGRVLITAESLGRRETMAQFFAEYGLKPVLAESWQGFLDDTAPLMLAAAPLHLGFMLAEPQVAVITEANLYATVAQSRGKRQQKRSNTDAMLRDLSELKIGDAVVHEAHGIGRYQGLVSMDLGDGATELLLLEYAGGDKLYVPVSQLHVISRYSGGATDAAPMHKLGSGAWDKAKRRAAEQVRDTAAELLNLYARRAARKGHAFEWRHHDYEAFAAGFGFDETADQAAAIEAVLVDLRIDRPMDRLVCGDVGFGKTEVALRAAFAAVAGGKQVAVLVPTTLLAEQHFQTFSDRFADWPVRIAELSRFRSTKEVNVALKGLAEGGIDIVIGTHKLVQPDVQFKNLGLVIIDEEHRFGVRQKEQLKALRADVDVLTLTATPIPRTLAMSLEGIRDFSVIATAPSKRLSVKTFVAKFSDGVIREAVLRELKRGGQVFFLHNEVDTIENMREKLGALLPEARIGVAHGQMRERELEHVMRDFHAQRFNVLLCTTIIETGIDIPNANTIVMNRADKFGLAQLHQMRGRVGRSHHQAYAYLLVPDVESLSGDAKKRLEAIQQMEELGSGFYLAMHDLEIRGAGEVLGESQSGEMQEIGFSLYSQMLNEAVKALRKGQEPDLSQPLGVTTEINLHAPALLPNDYCPDVHERLSLYKRLANCDTSEALDDVQQELIDRFGLLPDPARVLLDSHRLRMLAKPLGIAKIDAADAAIVVTFAKNTVIEPLRLIQLIQSKKHYKMVPPDRLRLEGNWPEPALRAARVKELLRELG
- a CDS encoding helix-turn-helix transcriptional regulator yields the protein MPKPTTRVLAVLELLQNHGRMSGRELAERLEVDGRTLRRYIATLEELGIPIYAERGRYGGYALVAGFKLPPMMFTPDEALAVSLGLAASRGLGLADVASAAQSAQAKLERVLPAPLQQRMRALLDNATLDTTPAAAHDNLALLQLSTAAQARQQVALAYRNEAGVASRRVVDPYGLVLRRGRWYLVGHCHLRQDVRTFRLDRIDEAVPLPASFGRPETFDAARHLAFSIATLPRATPVSVLLHTDLAGAVAELGDQIGLLLAREDGVLLHARTDSLNWLARQLARLPFSFEVQEPPALREALAAWAQHLLRLAR
- the rlmB gene encoding 23S rRNA (guanosine(2251)-2'-O)-methyltransferase RlmB; this translates as MQKKTLHGFHAVGARLKRFPDSVLEIYLDPARQDARARELARLAAAHGVKLLHVDDKRLTGLAGDARHQGVAALIDAGRSYAALEDVLDDLTEPAFLLVLDGVTDPHNLGACLRVADAMGVHAVVAPKDKAVGLNATVSKVACGAAETVPYVMVTNLARTLRELKEREIWIAGTAADADVDLHHFNAGAGPIAWVLGSEGEGMRRLTREHCDILVSIPMFGAVESLNVSVATGIVLAETRRQRSLAGG
- a CDS encoding glutathione S-transferase family protein is translated as MHPVLFYGVPQGCSFGSIVALEWLGHPYQLCRIEMLEQPWPADYARINPLMKTPALLLENGTALSESTAILLHLAARGLDRQLGFAQGTPQFDRLNQLLGYLTTDFFSAFSPLWAVYEMPDADEASRALLRQMGRDEVATALAHIEALLADGRQWLLGGTQRTVADAYFVGLARWAEYHRLFDLAQAYPRLARYLAALRADPAVQFAQAIERGEHPAGAGHFQGHVTLAALRERLPG
- a CDS encoding heparin lyase I family protein, producing MKNSLVLCVSLLLPLTFSHAQESISIDAESASFKSGTSPQLGTLINTDGTSFTTQRRGAGDHPAISSRFNSTPAGNSSVKFQLAPLPNNDAKRSELVISNKPAFDIQASLQFKVYIPEDGTFHVQQSGPDTWLALVQLWQNLNCTVACNPPVSLEVEDGANPDANPVLVRLRVRNDQTGNYPIVPYTGSLSKGVWHYFKLNIKPSVGTGGNVGKVEIYYGNDANNNTLVGSYSGQVGFSSNPPSFLQKIGLYGGQLNQGLQTAYFDDIQYTSP
- a CDS encoding bifunctional diguanylate cyclase/phosphodiesterase — its product is MLRFPLRFWPMVLVCCAAQALAWQWRLPGHYAPLLALNTGLALVLLLRYGRRYWAGPALAACVWPLLAGMPLLATLLLSLIATAQAVLTVTLLPQLRRGGELRVYDGLRFLAVGPLAAAGLTAGCGIVLVYFFERTAAAGLWAQWLLWWWSEALAMLVAVALYYGRAFRRRNRQARIELGLLLAAAAMTALLIYYPPWPGLGDLQFLLFPLMVWAALRVGLFGVGLVGAATAVAAAISLHLGQAGVPAALPAVTLLVAVMITGLLLALSNREGAMAARETRLASQVFQNASEGILITDANARIVAVNPAFSRITGFTAKEAIGRISRMFGSRGSQRLANRDMLQRLSRDGYWQGEMLDRRKNGEAYPAWLSISAVRDEHGTVSNYVGVFSDYTNRKEAEQRLHFLANHDALTRLYNRTAMHEALGQAVTRASEEHRQLAVLFIDLDRFKAINDTLGHDVGDELLKVIAQRLRASLKESDLIARLGGDEFTVLLDNVHQVDDVAHVSERLLTELCKPIVIQGQELFVTCSIGISLYPGDGLQPAQLLKNADVAMYRAKELGKNNYQFFSPDMNARAFEHLVLENSLRYALERRELILHFQPQIDIVSGELEGVEALIRWEHPELGLIPPSSFIPLAEENGLIVPIGEWVLQESCRMLKLWQVAGYMIPRMAINLSARQFLREQLPQQVAAALASYEIPPQRIELEITESMIMQNPQRAVSVLGELRAMGVKLAIDDFGTGYSSLSNLKHFPLDTLKIDRSFIVGVPEDEDSAAIAEAIVAMAKKLRLKVVAEGVETIQQMLFMRRSGCHAVQGYLYAMPLDADGLLRYLAREGYAAAGAADADA